A single Micromonospora luteifusca DNA region contains:
- a CDS encoding 2'-5' RNA ligase family protein: protein MVAALELYLDPDATRRIRVLWEALEAEGVQSMRSLWEQRHRPHVSLAVAPRFNPEQVAEALRGMVVAAPLGLDFQHAGQFVGRVLWLGPAPTPELLTHQRMVYERLTAAGIGLAEHYQPGRWVPHCTLSMRVPNALMAAAVRRCLEVLPLTATVVGAALTDHARDIAHPLP from the coding sequence GTGGTCGCGGCGTTGGAGCTGTATCTGGACCCGGACGCCACCCGACGGATCCGGGTGCTCTGGGAAGCGCTGGAGGCCGAGGGTGTGCAGAGCATGCGGTCGCTGTGGGAGCAGCGCCACCGGCCGCACGTCTCGCTCGCGGTGGCACCCCGGTTCAACCCGGAGCAGGTCGCTGAGGCGCTACGCGGGATGGTCGTGGCCGCCCCACTGGGACTCGACTTCCAGCACGCCGGTCAGTTCGTCGGTCGGGTGCTCTGGCTCGGCCCGGCGCCCACACCGGAGCTGCTGACCCACCAACGCATGGTGTACGAACGGCTCACCGCCGCCGGCATCGGATTGGCCGAGCACTACCAGCCCGGTCGCTGGGTGCCGCACTGCACGCTCTCCATGCGGGTGCCGAACGCGCTGATGGCCGCCGCGGTGCGGCGGTGTCTCGAGGTGTTGCCGCTGACCGCGACCGTGGTCGGCGCGGCACTCACCGACCACGCCCGCGACATCGCCCACCCGTTGCCCTGA
- a CDS encoding ABC transporter substrate-binding protein yields the protein MRFLPTLTRAAALGAATILAATTLTACGNDSSSDATANPYGLAQPGVLRAGTLTDAPPNVYLKDGKFTGFDNDLLTAVASRLGLKVEFVGTDFSALLSQVNNHKFDVGSSSITITEARKKTVDFGNGYDFGYFGLDVPAGSPITGFDQLAGKRVVVVQGTVQDDYATGEQLDPVRVPDYNGAINQLKAGTADAWIAPAEIGEKSAAESNGKISVAAKQLSPAPTAYAVAKGGDKLREALNKGLDEVIADGTWSRLQAQYYPGRPIPADFTPGSGTVTAPSAAATPSASASTAS from the coding sequence GTGCGATTTCTTCCTACCCTGACCCGCGCCGCCGCCCTGGGCGCGGCCACGATCCTGGCCGCGACCACGCTCACCGCCTGCGGCAACGACAGCTCGTCCGACGCCACCGCCAACCCGTACGGCCTGGCGCAGCCGGGCGTGCTGCGGGCCGGCACGCTGACCGACGCCCCGCCGAACGTCTACCTCAAGGACGGTAAGTTCACCGGTTTCGACAACGACCTGCTGACCGCCGTGGCCAGCAGGCTCGGCCTCAAGGTCGAGTTCGTCGGCACCGACTTCTCCGCCCTTCTCTCCCAGGTCAACAACCACAAGTTCGACGTTGGCAGCTCCTCGATCACCATCACCGAGGCACGTAAGAAGACCGTCGACTTCGGCAACGGCTACGACTTCGGCTACTTCGGCCTGGACGTCCCGGCCGGCTCCCCGATCACCGGCTTCGACCAGCTCGCCGGCAAGCGGGTCGTGGTGGTGCAGGGCACCGTCCAGGACGACTACGCCACCGGCGAGCAGCTCGACCCGGTGCGGGTGCCGGACTACAACGGCGCGATCAACCAGCTCAAGGCCGGCACCGCCGACGCGTGGATCGCCCCGGCCGAGATCGGCGAGAAGTCGGCCGCCGAGAGCAACGGCAAGATCAGCGTTGCGGCCAAGCAGCTCAGCCCGGCACCGACCGCGTACGCCGTCGCCAAGGGCGGCGACAAGCTGCGCGAGGCACTGAACAAGGGCCTCGACGAGGTCATCGCGGACGGCACCTGGAGCCGGTTGCAGGCGCAGTACTACCCCGGCCGGCCGATCCCGGCGGACTTCACGCCGGGCAGCGGCACGGTGACGGCCCCGTCCGCGGCAGCCACGCCGTCGGCGTCCGCGTCGACCGCTTCCTGA
- a CDS encoding amino acid ABC transporter ATP-binding protein — protein MTTATTTSVSLDVRDVHLAFGPNRVLRGVDLTVPRGATACVIGPSGSGKSTLLRTINRLIEPDRGDVLLDGRSVLGDDPDALRQRVGMVFQQFNLFPHMSVLRNVTLALRRLRKLGEDEAEAVARAQLELVGLAAKADARPAQLSGGQQQRVAIARALALRPEVMLFDEATSALDPELVKGVLGVMADLSAAGMTMVVVTHEMGFARQVADTVAFMDRGVVLEAGPPAAIFERAEHPRLRRFLAQVL, from the coding sequence ATGACCACCGCGACGACCACCTCGGTCAGCCTCGACGTACGCGACGTGCACCTCGCCTTCGGGCCGAACCGGGTGCTGCGCGGTGTCGACCTCACCGTGCCGCGCGGGGCGACGGCCTGTGTGATCGGTCCGTCCGGGTCGGGCAAGTCCACACTGCTGCGCACCATCAATCGCCTCATCGAGCCGGACCGCGGCGACGTCCTGCTGGACGGGCGCAGCGTGCTGGGCGACGACCCGGACGCGCTGCGGCAGCGGGTGGGCATGGTCTTCCAACAGTTCAATCTCTTCCCGCACATGAGTGTGCTGCGCAACGTCACCCTCGCGCTGCGCCGGCTCCGCAAGCTCGGCGAGGACGAGGCGGAGGCGGTCGCCCGGGCTCAACTGGAGCTGGTGGGGTTGGCAGCCAAGGCCGACGCACGGCCGGCGCAACTCTCCGGCGGTCAGCAGCAGCGCGTGGCGATCGCCCGGGCGCTGGCGCTGCGGCCCGAGGTGATGCTCTTCGACGAGGCCACCTCGGCACTCGACCCGGAGTTGGTCAAAGGCGTGCTCGGGGTGATGGCCGACCTGTCCGCCGCGGGCATGACCATGGTGGTGGTCACCCACGAGATGGGCTTCGCCCGGCAGGTCGCCGACACCGTCGCCTTCATGGACCGGGGTGTCGTGCTGGAGGCCGGGCCGCCCGCGGCGATCTTCGAACGGGCCGAGCACCCCCGGCTGCGCCGGTTCCTCGCCCAGGTGCTCTGA
- a CDS encoding mycothiol transferase produces the protein MDVGDLLTETYDRLPDLVRAAVDGLTPEQLRQAPGPGANSIGWLVWHLTRVQDDHVADLLDTEQLWVSGDWAGRFGLTADPDDTGFGHSAAQVRAVQPESAQALIDYYEAVASRTGSFLARLRPADLDRVVDEAWDPPVTLGVRLVSVAEDDLQHVGQAAYVRGLIEAA, from the coding sequence GTGGACGTTGGTGACCTGCTGACCGAGACCTACGACCGACTGCCCGACCTCGTTCGCGCGGCGGTGGACGGGCTGACTCCCGAGCAGTTGCGCCAGGCCCCCGGCCCGGGCGCCAACTCGATCGGCTGGCTCGTCTGGCACCTGACCAGAGTCCAGGACGATCACGTCGCCGACCTGCTCGACACCGAACAGCTCTGGGTGAGCGGCGACTGGGCGGGCCGGTTCGGGCTCACCGCCGACCCGGACGACACCGGCTTCGGTCACTCGGCCGCCCAGGTCAGAGCCGTCCAACCGGAGAGCGCGCAGGCTCTGATCGACTACTACGAGGCGGTCGCCTCGCGTACCGGATCGTTCCTGGCCCGGCTGCGCCCGGCGGACCTGGACCGGGTGGTCGACGAGGCGTGGGATCCGCCGGTCACCCTCGGCGTCCGGCTGGTCAGCGTCGCCGAGGACGACCTGCAGCACGTCGGTCAGGCAGCCTACGTGCGCGGCCTGATCGAGGCCGCCTGA
- a CDS encoding amino acid transporter: MEVNRRAGRLRRWLLDAGSDQVVQHPGPHGRPPERRHHPWWKVMCLTGVDYFSTLGYQPGIAALAAGALSPVATLVLVLVTLLGALPVYRRVAVESPHGEGSIAMLVRLLSYWPGKLLVLVLLGFAATDFIITITLSAADATAHLDENPFWPSGLKGHEVLLTLLLLTLLGAVFLKGFGEAIGIAVVLVAVYLALNAVVMADALWRVVTHPSAVADWTTTLTTGHGDPWMVVGLSLLVFPKLALGLSGFETGVAVMPNVRGDPQDSEARPLGRIRGARRLLTTAAVIMSAFLITSSVTTTVLIPAEDFQPGGPANGRALAYLAHEHLGEVFGTVYDLSTIGILWFAGASAMAGLLNLVPRYLPRYGMAPTWARAVRPLVLVFTAVAFLITVVFEASVDAQGGAYATGVLVLITSAATAVTLAAVRRRQRGRTFSFGAIAVIFVYTTLANVVERPDGVKIAACFIGGIIVVSLLSRLSRAFELRVDHVELDPVATRMIDERAGRRIRLIAHDPDRRDVAEYRAKLEQTMADNDFPDDSDVIFVEVHVSDPSDFETELLVRGSVADDAFPVLSLTSSSVPNALAALLLEIRDRSRRRPHIYFEWSEGGPGRNILRYLAFGQGATASVTREILRRQDPDRRRRPHVHAG; this comes from the coding sequence ATGGAGGTCAACAGGCGCGCCGGCCGGCTGCGGCGGTGGTTGCTCGACGCCGGCTCGGACCAGGTCGTGCAGCACCCTGGGCCACACGGGCGTCCGCCGGAGCGCCGGCACCACCCGTGGTGGAAGGTGATGTGCCTGACCGGCGTCGACTACTTCTCCACGCTGGGCTACCAGCCGGGCATCGCGGCGCTGGCCGCCGGGGCGCTGTCGCCGGTGGCGACCCTGGTGCTGGTGCTGGTGACACTGCTGGGTGCACTGCCGGTCTACCGACGGGTGGCGGTGGAGAGCCCACACGGTGAGGGCTCGATCGCGATGCTGGTACGCCTGTTGAGCTACTGGCCGGGCAAGCTGCTGGTACTGGTGCTGCTCGGTTTCGCGGCCACCGACTTCATCATCACCATCACCCTGTCGGCCGCCGACGCGACCGCGCACCTCGACGAGAACCCGTTCTGGCCGAGCGGGCTCAAGGGGCACGAGGTGCTGCTCACGCTGCTGCTGCTGACACTGCTGGGCGCGGTGTTCCTCAAGGGATTCGGCGAGGCCATCGGGATCGCCGTCGTCCTGGTCGCGGTGTACCTGGCGCTGAACGCGGTGGTGATGGCCGATGCGCTGTGGCGGGTGGTGACGCACCCGAGTGCGGTCGCGGACTGGACCACCACGCTGACCACCGGCCACGGCGATCCCTGGATGGTGGTCGGGTTGTCGCTGCTGGTCTTCCCGAAACTGGCGTTGGGTCTGTCCGGCTTCGAGACCGGGGTGGCGGTCATGCCGAACGTCCGAGGTGACCCACAGGACTCCGAGGCTCGACCGCTGGGCCGGATTCGCGGCGCGCGCCGGCTACTCACCACCGCCGCGGTGATCATGAGCGCCTTCCTGATCACCAGCAGCGTGACGACCACCGTGCTGATCCCTGCGGAGGATTTCCAGCCGGGCGGACCGGCGAACGGCCGGGCGCTGGCCTACCTGGCGCACGAGCACCTCGGGGAGGTGTTCGGCACCGTCTACGACCTGTCCACCATCGGGATCCTGTGGTTCGCGGGGGCGTCGGCGATGGCCGGTCTGCTCAACCTCGTACCTCGCTACCTGCCCCGCTACGGCATGGCACCGACCTGGGCGCGGGCCGTCCGGCCGCTGGTGCTGGTCTTCACCGCGGTGGCGTTTCTGATCACGGTCGTCTTCGAGGCCAGCGTGGACGCGCAGGGCGGCGCGTACGCCACGGGTGTCCTGGTATTGATCACTTCGGCGGCGACCGCGGTGACGCTCGCGGCGGTGCGACGGCGTCAGCGCGGCCGCACCTTCTCGTTCGGAGCCATCGCGGTGATCTTCGTCTACACCACCCTGGCGAACGTGGTGGAACGCCCCGACGGTGTCAAGATCGCGGCCTGTTTCATCGGCGGGATCATCGTGGTCTCGCTGCTCTCCCGGCTGTCCCGGGCCTTCGAGCTGCGGGTCGACCACGTCGAACTGGACCCCGTCGCGACCCGGATGATCGACGAGCGTGCCGGACGGCGAATCCGGCTCATCGCCCATGATCCCGACCGCCGGGACGTGGCCGAGTACCGCGCCAAGCTGGAACAGACCATGGCGGACAACGACTTTCCCGACGACAGCGACGTCATCTTCGTCGAGGTCCACGTCAGCGACCCGTCGGACTTCGAGACCGAACTGCTGGTCCGTGGCAGCGTGGCGGACGACGCCTTCCCGGTGCTCAGCCTGACCAGTTCCTCGGTGCCCAACGCGCTCGCCGCGCTGCTGCTGGAGATCCGCGACCGGAGCCGGCGACGCCCACACATCTACTTCGAGTGGAGCGAGGGCGGCCCGGGTCGCAACATCCTGCGCTACCTGGCGTTCGGGCAGGGTGCGACCGCCTCGGTCACCCGCGAGATCCTGCGCCGCCAGGACCCCGACCGACGCCGCCGCCCGCACGTGCACGCCGGCTGA
- a CDS encoding amino acid ABC transporter permease — MDPLSTLWETFFDIDAMREALPEMLTVGLPNTLILAVSAALLGSVLGLLLAVAGISRSRWLRWPARVYTDVFRGLPAAATILLIGVGLAPLGMQVWGPDPYPLGILALSLIAAAYIGEIFRSGIQSVEAAQLEGARALGFSWADAMRLVIIPQGIRRVLPAWVNQLIALIKDSSLVYFLGLVASQRELFRIGQDYAATTGNESALLLAGLCYLVLTVPLTHVVNWIDRRLRNGRPATTAPDEDEDEDQDETAPALPAATEGDRR; from the coding sequence ATGGATCCGTTGAGCACTCTGTGGGAGACCTTCTTCGACATCGACGCCATGCGCGAGGCGCTGCCCGAGATGCTGACCGTCGGGTTGCCCAACACGCTGATCCTGGCGGTCTCCGCCGCCCTGCTCGGCTCGGTGCTGGGCCTGTTGCTGGCCGTCGCCGGCATCTCCCGCAGCCGCTGGCTGCGCTGGCCGGCGCGGGTCTACACCGACGTGTTCCGAGGGCTTCCGGCCGCGGCGACGATCCTGCTGATCGGCGTCGGGCTGGCCCCGCTGGGCATGCAGGTCTGGGGGCCGGACCCGTACCCGTTGGGAATCCTGGCGTTGTCGCTCATCGCGGCCGCGTACATCGGGGAGATCTTCCGCTCCGGCATCCAGTCGGTGGAGGCCGCCCAGTTGGAGGGCGCCCGTGCTCTCGGCTTCTCCTGGGCCGACGCGATGCGGCTGGTGATCATTCCGCAGGGCATCCGGCGAGTGCTGCCGGCGTGGGTGAACCAGCTCATCGCCCTGATCAAGGACTCCAGCCTGGTCTACTTCCTCGGCCTGGTGGCCAGCCAGCGGGAGCTGTTCCGGATCGGGCAGGACTACGCGGCCACCACCGGCAACGAGTCCGCGCTGCTGCTGGCCGGGCTCTGCTACCTGGTGCTGACCGTCCCGCTGACGCACGTCGTCAACTGGATCGACCGGCGGCTGCGCAACGGCCGACCGGCCACCACCGCGCCAGACGAGGACGAGGACGAGGACCAGGACGAGACCGCGCCGGCGCTGCCCGCCGCGACGGAAGGAGACCGGCGATGA
- a CDS encoding Na+/H+ antiporter gives MEVLVLIVVLGATVLVGTTLGGRYRVAPPVLLIAFGVLLGFAPPLSEVTLEPDLVLLIFLPAILYRESLTISLREIRANLPVIGLLAVVLVVLTMVTVSFTAQAFGVNPAAAWVLGAVLAPTDAAAVTGLAKRLPRKLLTTLHAESLINDGTALVIFAVAVGLLAGGAEPGVLGVSEEFVGASVGGVLAGLLVGAAVVLIRKRLDDPLREGALSVLTPFGAFLLADSVHASGVLAVVVAGLMLAYAGPRVIRARSRVLAYAFWDLTTFLINGGLFVLLGTQIPRAVRGITSASPRRALVIVLAVTVVVLATRLLFIYLTTLSARLRRRRMVIEGQGPSGWRVGTVAGWSGFRGAVSLAAALAVPATTVAGQPVVERDLIIFVTALVIVLIMLLQGTTLPKVVRWAGLVGDPERVDEARNARRRATEVGLAALPQVAAEVGAREEAVRRLQAEYQRHLEDVNESGGDTAEERRLERRLRLGVLAHKRREITRLRDSREIDDLVLQELQTSLDNEEIRLLGREPND, from the coding sequence GTGGAGGTGCTCGTCCTGATCGTGGTGCTGGGCGCCACCGTCCTGGTCGGTACCACTCTCGGCGGCCGGTACCGGGTCGCGCCGCCGGTCCTGCTCATCGCGTTCGGGGTGCTGCTCGGGTTCGCGCCGCCACTGTCCGAGGTGACCCTGGAACCGGACCTGGTGCTGCTGATCTTCCTGCCGGCGATCCTGTACCGGGAGAGCCTCACCATCAGCCTGCGTGAGATCCGGGCCAACCTGCCGGTGATCGGGCTGCTCGCCGTGGTGTTGGTGGTGCTCACCATGGTCACGGTGTCGTTCACCGCCCAGGCGTTCGGGGTGAACCCCGCCGCCGCCTGGGTGCTCGGCGCGGTCCTCGCGCCGACCGACGCCGCAGCGGTCACCGGGCTCGCCAAACGGTTGCCCCGCAAGCTGCTCACCACCCTGCACGCGGAAAGCCTGATCAACGACGGCACCGCCCTGGTGATCTTCGCGGTGGCGGTGGGTCTGCTCGCCGGGGGCGCGGAGCCGGGCGTGCTGGGGGTCAGCGAGGAGTTCGTCGGGGCCAGCGTCGGCGGCGTGCTCGCCGGTCTGCTGGTGGGGGCCGCCGTGGTGTTGATCCGTAAGCGGCTCGACGATCCGCTGCGCGAGGGCGCGCTGAGTGTGCTGACACCGTTCGGGGCCTTCCTGCTCGCCGACTCGGTGCACGCCAGCGGTGTGCTGGCGGTGGTGGTCGCCGGGCTCATGCTCGCCTACGCCGGACCACGGGTGATCCGCGCCCGGTCGCGGGTGCTGGCGTACGCGTTCTGGGACCTGACCACGTTCCTGATCAACGGTGGGCTGTTCGTGCTGCTCGGCACGCAGATACCCCGCGCGGTGCGGGGCATCACCAGCGCCTCGCCCCGACGGGCGCTGGTGATCGTGCTCGCGGTCACCGTGGTGGTCCTGGCCACGCGGCTGCTCTTCATCTATCTGACCACGCTGTCGGCGAGGTTGCGGCGCCGCCGGATGGTGATCGAGGGTCAGGGGCCGTCCGGCTGGCGGGTGGGGACCGTCGCCGGCTGGTCCGGTTTCCGGGGTGCGGTGTCGCTGGCCGCCGCGTTGGCCGTCCCGGCGACGACGGTCGCCGGTCAACCGGTGGTCGAACGCGACCTGATCATCTTCGTCACCGCGCTGGTCATCGTGCTGATCATGCTGCTGCAGGGCACCACCCTGCCGAAGGTGGTGCGCTGGGCGGGGTTGGTCGGCGACCCCGAACGCGTCGACGAGGCCCGCAACGCCCGGCGACGGGCCACCGAGGTGGGCCTGGCCGCCCTGCCCCAGGTCGCCGCCGAGGTCGGTGCCCGGGAGGAGGCGGTGCGCCGGCTTCAGGCCGAGTACCAACGACACCTGGAGGACGTCAACGAGAGCGGGGGGGACACCGCCGAGGAACGTCGTCTGGAACGCCGGCTGCGCCTCGGTGTCCTCGCGCACAAGCGGCGGGAGATCACCCGCCTGCGCGACAGCCGGGAGATCGACGACCTCGTGCTGCAGGAGCTCCAAACGTCGCTGGACAACGAGGAGATCCGGCTGCTGGGACGCGAACCCAACGACTGA
- the corA gene encoding magnesium/cobalt transporter CorA, with translation MVGGRRSRPGGGFGRQLDEYETRVGEPPPVESLETPGGLVDSAVYVQGHRFASPSGLAETYRCLQEQDSAMAWIGLYRPDIGQITSLAREFRLHDLAVEDAINAHQRPKLERYGHTLFVVLRAASYDDLREEVEFSELHLFIGPGFVVTVRHGEAPDLAAVRRRMETEAQMLARGPQAVLYAILDQVVDGYAPVVAGLENDIDEIETQVFGGDPNASRRIYGLSREVIQFQRAARPLLSVLDALADGAGSASSDEELRRYLRDVTDHLTQVVERVDGFRHLLQNILTVNATLVSQQQNEEMRSLTAASYAQNEELKKVSSWAAILFAPTLIGTVYGMNFIHMPELNWRFGYLFALLLMLLVCGTLYLIFKRRGWL, from the coding sequence ATGGTCGGTGGCCGTCGCTCCCGCCCGGGTGGTGGTTTCGGTCGTCAACTGGACGAGTACGAGACGAGGGTCGGCGAGCCGCCACCCGTGGAGTCGCTCGAAACACCCGGTGGTCTGGTGGACAGCGCCGTCTACGTCCAAGGGCACCGGTTCGCCTCGCCGTCCGGCCTCGCGGAGACGTACCGCTGCCTGCAGGAGCAGGACAGCGCAATGGCCTGGATCGGGTTGTACCGGCCGGACATCGGCCAGATCACCTCGCTGGCCCGGGAGTTTCGGCTACACGACCTGGCGGTCGAGGACGCGATCAACGCCCACCAGCGACCCAAGCTGGAACGGTACGGCCACACCCTGTTCGTGGTGCTGCGTGCCGCCAGCTACGACGACCTGCGGGAGGAGGTCGAGTTCTCCGAACTGCACCTCTTCATCGGGCCGGGTTTCGTGGTCACCGTTCGACACGGTGAGGCACCGGACCTGGCTGCGGTGCGGCGGCGGATGGAGACCGAGGCGCAGATGCTCGCCCGGGGTCCGCAGGCGGTCCTGTACGCGATCCTCGACCAGGTCGTCGACGGGTACGCGCCGGTGGTGGCCGGGCTGGAGAACGACATCGACGAGATCGAGACGCAGGTGTTCGGCGGCGACCCGAACGCCAGTCGGCGCATCTACGGCCTCAGCCGGGAGGTCATCCAGTTCCAACGGGCCGCCCGCCCACTGCTCAGCGTGCTCGACGCGCTGGCCGATGGCGCCGGCAGCGCCAGCAGCGACGAGGAACTGCGCCGCTACCTGCGCGACGTGACCGACCACCTGACCCAGGTGGTGGAGCGGGTGGACGGTTTCCGGCACCTGCTGCAGAACATCCTCACCGTCAACGCCACCCTCGTCTCGCAGCAGCAGAACGAGGAGATGCGCAGCCTCACCGCGGCAAGTTACGCGCAGAACGAGGAGTTGAAGAAGGTCTCGTCCTGGGCGGCGATCCTGTTCGCTCCCACGCTCATCGGCACGGTGTACGGGATGAACTTCATTCACATGCCGGAGTTGAACTGGCGCTTCGGCTACCTGTTCGCGCTGCTGCTGATGTTGCTGGTCTGCGGAACCCTCTACCTGATCTTCAAGCGGCGCGGCTGGTTGTGA
- a CDS encoding SCP2 sterol-binding domain-containing protein, which yields MGTTAAQYLQQLDAGRRSDLPETTAGTLRLDLRGDGCTDHWYLTIADQQVRATRSADDADLVVGADRTTFDRMASGELHLAQALLSNVLVVRGDLRLLTLLRRIFPGPSGARHPRELGRAAVAGRAGSAGPAGSTGRDERP from the coding sequence ATGGGCACGACGGCGGCGCAGTACCTGCAACAGTTGGACGCCGGCCGGCGATCCGATCTGCCGGAAACCACCGCCGGGACGCTGCGGCTGGACTTGCGCGGCGACGGCTGCACCGACCACTGGTACCTGACCATCGCCGACCAGCAGGTCCGGGCCACCCGTAGCGCGGACGACGCCGACCTGGTGGTCGGCGCGGACCGGACGACCTTCGACCGGATGGCCAGCGGCGAGCTGCACCTGGCTCAGGCGCTGCTGAGCAACGTGCTGGTCGTACGGGGCGACCTGCGCCTGCTGACGCTGCTGCGGCGGATCTTTCCCGGGCCGAGCGGCGCCCGTCATCCGCGCGAGCTGGGACGGGCCGCGGTGGCCGGTCGGGCCGGTTCAGCCGGTCCGGCCGGGTCGACCGGTCGGGATGAGCGGCCATGA
- a CDS encoding amylo-alpha-1,6-glucosidase — protein MRQELVHVIAGNVFAISDAEGDIELDPQAPVGLFAFDTRFLSHWVLKIDGERINALSRDDMTYFETRFFLVPGAASHYVDADVSIIRHRSVHDCFHEKITVLNHASQPAEFTVRMEMASDFADIVEVGQLREREVQVAVDPSSNRLVLRYERERFARETTVQSTAPVEVDEGGMTFRIHLDPGGSWTTDLHVSMTIQGEAGQDLRAGLQSHQRAVRGTMNEDLADWLDRAPHLVAERGGLEETYRGSLADLAALRYEPLAYSERVPVGGLPWAMALCGRDSIITCLQTMAFTPELAPATLRTLALLQGGQLDDEHDEEPGKILAQLRYGESAAFGERPTALYYGAADTTPLFVVLLDEYERWSGDADLVRELRHPARMALDWIDEYGDLTGDGYVRYQRRNERGGAINQCWKDSADAIVDAHGRQPAFPRATCELQGYAYDAKRRGARLAREFWGDPAYADRLEREAAALKDRFNRDFWLPQRDYYALALDPYGEPVDALSSNIGHLLWSGIVADDRAEAVAEHLVGSRLFSGWGVRTFATGQRVYNPVGSHLGGVWPSDNALIAAGLRHYRFDVQAARIAAGIFDLAQTLRGAVPEVIAGYDRSVTKYPVQLPSAGRPQSWSSGALLMLLGTTLGLRPTGDNLLVNPAVPGGFGRLELLDIPGRWGHADAYARDRTASPHRPRVK, from the coding sequence ATGAGGCAGGAACTGGTGCACGTCATCGCCGGCAACGTCTTCGCGATCAGCGACGCCGAGGGCGACATCGAGCTCGATCCGCAGGCGCCGGTCGGCCTCTTCGCGTTCGACACCCGTTTCCTGTCCCACTGGGTGCTCAAGATCGACGGCGAACGGATCAACGCGCTCTCCCGCGACGACATGACGTACTTCGAGACCCGGTTCTTCCTGGTCCCGGGTGCGGCGAGCCACTACGTCGACGCCGATGTGTCGATCATCCGGCACCGCTCGGTCCATGACTGTTTCCACGAGAAGATCACCGTGCTCAACCACGCGTCGCAGCCCGCCGAGTTCACCGTACGGATGGAGATGGCGAGCGACTTCGCCGACATCGTCGAGGTCGGGCAGCTCAGAGAGCGAGAGGTCCAGGTCGCCGTCGACCCCTCGAGCAACCGCCTCGTACTGCGCTACGAGCGGGAGCGGTTCGCGCGCGAAACCACTGTGCAGAGCACCGCTCCGGTCGAGGTGGACGAGGGCGGGATGACGTTCCGGATCCACCTCGACCCCGGAGGATCGTGGACGACCGACCTGCACGTCTCCATGACCATCCAGGGTGAGGCCGGCCAGGACCTGCGCGCCGGCCTGCAGTCGCACCAGCGGGCCGTCCGCGGGACCATGAACGAGGACCTCGCGGACTGGCTGGACCGGGCACCGCATCTGGTGGCCGAGCGGGGCGGGCTGGAGGAGACGTACCGGGGCAGCCTTGCCGACCTGGCGGCGCTGCGGTACGAGCCGCTGGCGTACAGCGAGCGGGTACCGGTCGGTGGCCTGCCGTGGGCGATGGCGTTGTGCGGACGGGACAGCATCATCACCTGCCTGCAGACGATGGCCTTCACGCCCGAGTTGGCCCCCGCGACGCTGCGGACGCTGGCGCTGTTGCAGGGCGGTCAGCTCGACGACGAGCACGACGAGGAGCCAGGCAAGATCCTGGCCCAACTCCGCTACGGCGAGTCGGCCGCGTTCGGCGAACGGCCGACCGCGCTGTACTACGGCGCGGCCGACACCACCCCCCTCTTCGTCGTCCTGCTCGACGAGTACGAGCGTTGGTCCGGTGACGCCGACCTGGTCCGGGAGCTGCGCCACCCGGCCCGGATGGCCCTGGACTGGATCGACGAGTACGGCGACCTGACCGGTGACGGTTACGTGCGCTACCAGCGCCGGAACGAGCGTGGCGGCGCGATCAACCAGTGCTGGAAGGACTCCGCGGACGCGATCGTCGACGCACACGGCCGGCAGCCCGCCTTTCCCCGCGCCACCTGCGAGTTGCAGGGCTACGCGTACGACGCGAAACGGCGTGGCGCTCGGCTGGCCCGGGAGTTCTGGGGCGACCCCGCGTACGCCGACCGGTTGGAGCGGGAAGCGGCAGCGTTGAAGGACCGCTTCAACCGGGACTTCTGGCTGCCCCAGCGGGATTACTACGCGCTGGCGCTCGACCCGTACGGCGAGCCGGTCGACGCTTTGTCATCCAACATCGGGCATCTGCTGTGGAGCGGCATCGTCGCGGACGACCGTGCGGAAGCGGTGGCCGAGCACCTGGTCGGGTCGCGGTTGTTCAGTGGCTGGGGAGTGCGTACCTTCGCCACCGGGCAGCGCGTGTACAACCCGGTGGGCTCCCATCTGGGTGGGGTGTGGCCGTCGGACAACGCTCTGATCGCCGCCGGGTTGCGCCACTACCGTTTCGACGTGCAGGCGGCAAGGATCGCGGCCGGCATCTTCGACCTGGCGCAGACGCTTCGTGGGGCAGTGCCGGAGGTGATCGCCGGCTACGACCGCAGCGTGACGAAGTATCCCGTCCAGTTGCCGTCGGCGGGTCGCCCTCAGTCGTGGTCGTCGGGGGCGCTGCTGATGCTGCTGGGCACCACGCTGGGGCTGCGGCCTACCGGCGACAACCTGTTGGTGAATCCGGCCGTGCCCGGGGGCTTCGGCCGGCTGGAGCTGTTGGACATCCCTGGTCGCTGGGGTCACGCCGACGCCTACGCGAGGGACCGCACCGCCAGCCCCCACCGGCCCAGGGTCAAGTGA